The following DNA comes from bacterium.
TTGCAGATTATGTATAGTTGAAGTAGATGGTATATCAGGGTATCCAACTGCCTGTAACACTACCGTAAAGGAAGGAATGGTAGTTCATACTAATACACCTAAAGTTCAGGAACTTAGGCAAAATATTCTGGAACTTATATTGACAGAACATCCGAGCGCCTGTCTTCTTTGTAAGGAAAAAGACAACTGTGCTTCATCCCAGTCTTGCACAAGAAAACTTCCCGTTACTACCGGCTGTAAATTTTGTCCCAAATACAAGAATTGCGAACTGGAAAAAGTAGTTGAATATGTTGGGTTAAAAGAATTACCTCTTGCTTCTAATTATAAAGAAGTTGCGGTTATCCGGAATTCTCCATTTTTTGATCGGGATTACAATTTATGCGTTCTTTGCGGTCGTTGCGTGAATGTTTGTAATGATGTTCGTGGTGTTGGGGCGATTAGTTTCATTTATCGCGGACCTAAAACAACAATCGGAACTGCATTTGAGCAACCCCTTTATCAAACTGAATGCCAATTCTGTGGTGCCTGTGTTGATATTTGTCCAACAGGCGCACTGTCTGAACGAGGAAATAAATGGGAAGGAGTTTCTGAAAACACCTGTACTACTACTTGTCCATATTGTGCTTCAGGTTGTCAGATTGACTTGCAGATTAAAGGGGATAAAATAATTGGTGCATTACCTTATAAGGAACAACAATTGTGCGTAAGGGGAAGATTTACCATTAGAAATATAGTTCATCATCCCGATAGGATTACAAGCCCAATGGTTAAGAAGGATGGCAAACTAACAAAGGTTAGCTGGGGTGAAGCCTTAGACTTTGTTGCCGAAAACATTAAAAATTGTCAGGGAGAGAATTTTGCTGCCGTAGGCTCAGCAAATTGTTCTACTGAAGATAATTATATTCTTCAAAAATTTTGCAGAACGGTGATGCGGAGTAATAATATAGATAACACTGCAAGGCTTTCCGGAATGCTGTTCCCCAATATTGATGTCTCTATGGATGCTAAATGTGTTTTAGTTGTAGGCGCTGATGTTGGTTATTCGCATCCTGTAATGGCTCTTGAAATTAAAAAATTATTAAAGAAGGGAGTTCCTTTTGTTTTGATTGATTCAATTTTTAAAGGATTTTCAAAACTGGCAAACGTGAAAATAACTCCATATCCCGGAACAGAGGATGTTTTATTGCAGGGCATTATGAAACTTCTCATTGATAAAGAATTGTTTAATAATGGAGCTTATACCGAAGAAATAAGGCTATCTCTTGACGCTTTTATGCCTTCGGAAATCAAAAGAATCACAGGCGTAGATGAAAAAGAATTGGAAAGCGCAGCCCGCATATTTGCTGCAAATAGCCCGATGGTTATTATGTATGGTCCGGGAATAACATCCGCAAATACAATAATGGTTATTGAAAAACTATCAACGCTTACCAATTCCAAAGTTATTTCTTTGGGGCCGGAAAATAATGTTCAGGGCGCACTTTTTGCAGGAACATTGCCGGATTACTTGCCAGGATACCAGTCAATATCAAATGAATCTGCAAGAAAACAATGCGAATCCGTATGGAACTGTACATTAAACACTATTCCCGGATTAACGCTTATAGAAACTCTTCAGAATATCTCTAATGGAAAAATTAAAGTCCTTTATCTTATGCAAAATGTGCCAATCAAAACTCAGATTGCCCACCTCAACCCCGATGTTTTCTTAATCGTACAGGATATATTCCCCACAGTTGCGATGGAGTTTGCCGATGTTGTCCTGCCTTCCGCAAGTTTTGCAGAAACAAATGGAAGTTTTATTGACATTATGGGACATACGAGGTATATAAATAAAGCTATTGAACCAATAGGTGATTCAAAGCCTGATTGGTGGATTCTTTGCGAATTAGCGCAGAAACTTGGAGCTAAAGGATTTGACTTTGGAAGGGCGGAAGAAATAATGAACGAACTGCAGTCTGTAGTTTCAAACAAGCAAAGTAAAAACGATTTGCATATCAATAATTACAAAGCAATGATCAAAAATGATAAAACAAACCCGCAACTTATTAAACTAATTCTCGGCTACGGCTCGGATAATTACAGGGGCGGCGCTTTAGCTGAAAAAGTTAAAGGTATAAGATTCCTTAAACGCGAAAAAGTGCTTGAGTTAAATCATTCCGATATGGAATCTCGGAATATTTGCGAGAACGATGACGTTGAAATTAAATTTCAAGAAGGTACCATAATTACTGACAGTAGAATCAATAATGAGTTACCTGTTGGAACAGCATTCCTAAAATGGAGCTTTGCTGATTTGCCTTTTGTGCCTCCATTTGATCAGGTAACAAAGACCCCATTAAAGCTTTATGATGTGGAAATAAAAAAATCAAATGTATAAAATAATAGAAAAACATGAGTTGGCGCCAAACATCTTTTCATTAACTTTGTATTCTCCTGAAATAGCTGCGAAAATTAAAGCCGGCCAATTTGTTATGGTAAGGGTGGATGAAAAAGGAGAACGGATTCCTTTTACAATAACGGATTGGGATGCAGATAAGGGAACAGTATCCGTTGTTTTTGTGACATTGGGAACTTCAACCTGCAAGTTAAGCGCGCTGAAAGAATCAGATTCCGTGCTCAATTTTGTAGGTCCATTGGGGAAACCAACTGAAATCGAAAACTTTGGCACTGTAATCTGTGTGGGCGGATGCTACGGGATAGGTGCTATATCGCCGATTGCACGGGCATTAAAAGCTAAAGGCAATAAAGTTATATCAATTATAGAGGCGCGGAATAAGCGATTACTTTATTGGGAAGACAGAATAAGAACAGTCTCAGACTCGCTTTTCACCGTGACTCGTGATGGCTCGTCAGGTTATTCCGGACATATTGCAGAATTCCTGGATAAGTTTATAAAAGATAAGAAACTCTTGGACGAAGCACTTAAAGGTTCGTATCCAGCTCCGATGGGAACTAATAAAATTGACCGCATCATAGTTATTGGTTGCACTTTTATGATGAAGCTTTGCGCGGATGTTACCCGTGCTTCCGGAATAAAAACAATAGTTGCGCTTGACCCGATAATGGTTGATGGAACAGGTATGTGCGGAGCTTGCCGTGTATCCGTGGGCGGAGAGACTAAATTTGCATGTGTTGATGGCCCGGAATTTGATGCGCATCAAGTAGATTGGGACCTTTTGTTTATACGGCGTTCTATGTATTTAAAAGAAGAAATGCGTTCATTACAAGAATGGGAATGTGAATTTTATCCTTAAAGAGTAAATAAAAAACTAAGTATTTGGAGCAATGAGATTATAAAAAAGAATTTATGGCAAAGCTAAATTTAAATCGCATGGATATGCCTAAGCAGGCGTCCGAAGCCAGGGTGAAAAATATTAACGAAGTAGCTTTGGGATACACTGCCGAACTTGCATTGGCTGAAGCAAAGAGATGTCTGCAATGCAAGAACTCTCCCTGCGTTAATGGCTGTCCTGTGGAAATAAATATTCCCGGTTTTATAAGATTCATTGCAGACGGAGATTTCAAATCCGCAATAAGAGTATTGAAAGAGAAAAATTCTCTGCCGGCAGTATGTGGTAGAGTGTGTCCTCAAGAAGAACAATGCGAAAAATTATGTGTGCTTAATAAACCCGGGGCTCCCATAGCTATTGGTAGGTTAGAAAGATTTGCGGCAGACTGGGAAGCCGGGCAGGCAGAAATAGAAATGCCTCATATTCTTCCTTCTACCGGAAAGAAAGTAGCCGTTGTTGGCAGTGGACCGGCAGGTTTAACCGTTGCAAGTGATTTGGCTAAAGTCGGGCATGACGTTACTGTTTTTGAAGCCTTGCACGAATTTGGGGGAGTTCTGATGTACGGAATACCTGAATTCAGATTGCCTAAAAGAATTGTAAAACGTGAAATTGATTATGTCGGAAGCTTGGGTGTGAAAATGTTATTAGATAATGTAATTGGGAATATTAAAACCGTAGATGAATTGCTGCGGGAATACGAAGCTATTTTTATAGGCACTGGAGCGGGATTGCCATGGTTTATGAATGTTCCCGGAGAAAACTATAATGGTGTATACTCTGCAAACGAGTATTTAACACGTGCAAACTTAATGAATGCATATAAATTTCCTGAATATGATACTCCAATAGTTCTGGGGAAAAACGTAGCCGTCGTAGGCGGCGGGAACGTGGCAATGGATTGTGCTCGCGTTGCCTTGAGATTAGGAGCTGAAAGGTCTATGATAGTTTATAGACGCTCGAAAACCGAAATGCCGGCCCGTCTTGAAGAAATAGAAAATGCCGAAGAAGAAGGCGTAGAATTTCATTACCTTACTTTACCGGTTAATTATTATGGCAACGACAATGGCGTTGTTTATGAAATGGAATGTATAAAAATGGAACTTGGTGAGCCGGATGCTTCCGGGAGACGTAGACCTGTCCCTATGGAAAATTCAAATTTTAAAAGTAAAGTAGATGTTATAGTTGTGGCAATAGGAAACTCACCAAATCCTTTAATTGGGATAACAACGCCCGGACTTGAAATCGGCAAAAATGGAAACCTGGTAACGGATAAAAATACCGGAAAAACATCACGAAAAAGGATATTTGCCGGTGGTGACATAGCGACCGGCGCAGCGACCGTAATAGCGGCAATGGGCGCCGGCAGAATTGCGGCTAGAACAATTCATGAATGTTTGCAAACCGGAAATTGGTAATTTTACAAAAAGGAACATTAATATTCAATAAAATTATACAAAACACGTAGAAATCAAAACATTGAAAGATTTGTATAAAAAATGAATAGTAAAGTTGCTAAAGCTAGCTACATTAAAGGCAAAAACGAAAAGAGTTTATCATCTACTATAATAAAATTAAGAGAAAAGTTGACAATATAAAAATAACATATTATGAACTCTGCTAATATAAATATGAGGGAAAGTGGCTTATTTATTAGAGAAAAGGGGGAAATATGAATGCTTTTGAGATGGCGCAAAGGCAGTTTGATGAAGTTGCAGACCAGCTTAAGCTTAGCAAGTCTGCTCGTGCGATAATGAGAGAACCGTTAAGAGAATTCCATTTTAATATACCTATAAAAATGGACGATGGTTCTATTAGAGTGTTCAGAGGTTTCAGAGTTCAGCACAATGATGCAAGAGGACCAAATAAAGGTGGACTTCGTTTTGCGGCAAACGAAACTGTTGATACCGTAAAAGCTCTTGCTACCTGGATGACGTGGAAATGCGCAGTGTCCGACATTCCATTGGGTGGAGGAAAAGGTGGAATCGTCGTTGAACCTGCAAGTCTTTCGGACGGAGAAAAAGAAAGATTATGCCGTGGCTGGATAAATCAAATGTGGAAAAATATTGGGCCCTTAATGGACGTTCCCGCTCCTGATATAGGCACAACACCTCAAATGATGGGCTGGATGATGGATGAATTTTCAAGATTAACAGGAAAATCTTATCCCGGCGTAGTTACCGGAAAACCATTAGGCGGCGGCGGCTCGCTCGGAAGAACGGCAGCAACCGGATTCGGCGTTATTGTTACCGTCCGTGAAGCCCTTAAAGAATTAAAACTTCAGGCAAAAAATTGTAAAGCATCTATTATGGGATTTGGAAATGTATCTCAATACGCGGCAATAAATTTCATAAAGCTTGGTGGTAAAGTTGTTTGCGTATCATACTGGAATAGACACGATAAAAAATCTTATACCGTAAGTAAAGACAGCGGGATTGATCCCGTTTTCTTGCAATCAATTACCGACCAGTATGGAGCCATAGACAATAAAAAGGCAATGGCTAAAGGATATAAAATAGAATCTGCAGACGCATGGTTGTCAAAAGATGTGGAAGTCCTTATCCCGGCAGCATTAGAAGGAATAATCACGGGAGAAACGGTAAAGAAAATAAGTTCCAAAGTCAGGATTATAGCCGAAGGTGCAAATGGACCAACAACTCCAGAAGCAGATGCGGTAATAAGGAAAAACCCCAAGATATTGCTTATCCCTGATTTCTTATGTAACGCAGGTG
Coding sequences within:
- a CDS encoding molybdopterin-dependent oxidoreductase, which gives rise to MINIKLNGTEVKVEENWTVLEACKFHRVPIPTLCWHKELSPYGGCRLCIVEVDGISGYPTACNTTVKEGMVVHTNTPKVQELRQNILELILTEHPSACLLCKEKDNCASSQSCTRKLPVTTGCKFCPKYKNCELEKVVEYVGLKELPLASNYKEVAVIRNSPFFDRDYNLCVLCGRCVNVCNDVRGVGAISFIYRGPKTTIGTAFEQPLYQTECQFCGACVDICPTGALSERGNKWEGVSENTCTTTCPYCASGCQIDLQIKGDKIIGALPYKEQQLCVRGRFTIRNIVHHPDRITSPMVKKDGKLTKVSWGEALDFVAENIKNCQGENFAAVGSANCSTEDNYILQKFCRTVMRSNNIDNTARLSGMLFPNIDVSMDAKCVLVVGADVGYSHPVMALEIKKLLKKGVPFVLIDSIFKGFSKLANVKITPYPGTEDVLLQGIMKLLIDKELFNNGAYTEEIRLSLDAFMPSEIKRITGVDEKELESAARIFAANSPMVIMYGPGITSANTIMVIEKLSTLTNSKVISLGPENNVQGALFAGTLPDYLPGYQSISNESARKQCESVWNCTLNTIPGLTLIETLQNISNGKIKVLYLMQNVPIKTQIAHLNPDVFLIVQDIFPTVAMEFADVVLPSASFAETNGSFIDIMGHTRYINKAIEPIGDSKPDWWILCELAQKLGAKGFDFGRAEEIMNELQSVVSNKQSKNDLHINNYKAMIKNDKTNPQLIKLILGYGSDNYRGGALAEKVKGIRFLKREKVLELNHSDMESRNICENDDVEIKFQEGTIITDSRINNELPVGTAFLKWSFADLPFVPPFDQVTKTPLKLYDVEIKKSNV
- a CDS encoding sulfide/dihydroorotate dehydrogenase-like FAD/NAD-binding protein, with protein sequence MYKIIEKHELAPNIFSLTLYSPEIAAKIKAGQFVMVRVDEKGERIPFTITDWDADKGTVSVVFVTLGTSTCKLSALKESDSVLNFVGPLGKPTEIENFGTVICVGGCYGIGAISPIARALKAKGNKVISIIEARNKRLLYWEDRIRTVSDSLFTVTRDGSSGYSGHIAEFLDKFIKDKKLLDEALKGSYPAPMGTNKIDRIIVIGCTFMMKLCADVTRASGIKTIVALDPIMVDGTGMCGACRVSVGGETKFACVDGPEFDAHQVDWDLLFIRRSMYLKEEMRSLQEWECEFYP
- the gltA gene encoding NADPH-dependent glutamate synthase, with amino-acid sequence MAKLNLNRMDMPKQASEARVKNINEVALGYTAELALAEAKRCLQCKNSPCVNGCPVEINIPGFIRFIADGDFKSAIRVLKEKNSLPAVCGRVCPQEEQCEKLCVLNKPGAPIAIGRLERFAADWEAGQAEIEMPHILPSTGKKVAVVGSGPAGLTVASDLAKVGHDVTVFEALHEFGGVLMYGIPEFRLPKRIVKREIDYVGSLGVKMLLDNVIGNIKTVDELLREYEAIFIGTGAGLPWFMNVPGENYNGVYSANEYLTRANLMNAYKFPEYDTPIVLGKNVAVVGGGNVAMDCARVALRLGAERSMIVYRRSKTEMPARLEEIENAEEEGVEFHYLTLPVNYYGNDNGVVYEMECIKMELGEPDASGRRRPVPMENSNFKSKVDVIVVAIGNSPNPLIGITTPGLEIGKNGNLVTDKNTGKTSRKRIFAGGDIATGAATVIAAMGAGRIAARTIHECLQTGNW
- a CDS encoding Glu/Leu/Phe/Val dehydrogenase, translated to MNAFEMAQRQFDEVADQLKLSKSARAIMREPLREFHFNIPIKMDDGSIRVFRGFRVQHNDARGPNKGGLRFAANETVDTVKALATWMTWKCAVSDIPLGGGKGGIVVEPASLSDGEKERLCRGWINQMWKNIGPLMDVPAPDIGTTPQMMGWMMDEFSRLTGKSYPGVVTGKPLGGGGSLGRTAATGFGVIVTVREALKELKLQAKNCKASIMGFGNVSQYAAINFIKLGGKVVCVSYWNRHDKKSYTVSKDSGIDPVFLQSITDQYGAIDNKKAMAKGYKIESADAWLSKDVEVLIPAALEGIITGETVKKISSKVRIIAEGANGPTTPEADAVIRKNPKILLIPDFLCNAGGVVCSYFEGVQNNMNFYWTEKEVNEKLDDKMTVAFQKVLKMSKDKKTYMRNAAYMVAIDSVEKAMKLRGWI